Proteins from one Candidatus Firestonebacteria bacterium RIFOXYD2_FULL_39_29 genomic window:
- a CDS encoding pyridine nucleotide-disulfide oxidoreductase, giving the protein MKVLIVGGVAGGASTAARLRRLDEKAEIIMFERGEEISYANCGIPYYLGDVIKDRDQLTIVSKESFNNQFNVDVRIRSEVISIDRKNKKVKVKDSSNNNIYEESYDKLVLSPGGTPIRPPITGINDSRIFTIRTLADMDLVKSFIKEKTPKKVAIVGAGFIGLEMAENMHHLGLMVSIVELADQVLNVLDAEMAAVIHDHLKAKNIELVLNNAVTEFKQAGTGLKLLLKDGYEIEADFVILSIGVKPETALAKDAGIEIGALGGIKVTPELKTSDPDIYALGDVIETKDSVCDCASLIPLANAANKQGRIVADNICGGKSTYDGTPGTAIAKIFDMAAAITGSSEKILKKRKMPYGKCYLMPSSHAGYYPDAFPLYMKFLYNPADGRVLGAQIIGPEGVDKRIDVISVMVQLHRTVYELAKLELAYAPPFSSAKDPVNLASMIAINQIQGKSPYVSFEDVENLKKENALFIDVRSKMEFDLGHIEGSVNIPLSEIRKRLSEIPKDRKLIMVCNQGKMAYFAQSILKNSGYDKVYDLSGGFKLYKIATALQQNVGIFQCHYIDKRDDIRTVIPGKGKIYKLDAGGLQCPGPVMVLAKKISELSDGDVVEITATDPGFRNDIPSWCATTGNMLVSVEEKDKKIIAKIQKGKRAEKAFNGEIPHDKTIVVFSGELDKVLASFVIANGAASMGRKVTMFFTFWGLNALKKKYSPKVKKGFFDFMFGIMLPRGSWRLKLSQMQMLGIGPKLIRFIMKRKNIDSLEAMMFAAKSAGVRIIACQMSMDMMGIKKEELLDGIEIGGVASYLNSAESSDTNLFIS; this is encoded by the coding sequence ATGAAAGTACTTATTGTAGGCGGGGTTGCAGGCGGGGCTTCTACGGCTGCTCGTTTAAGGCGTTTGGATGAAAAAGCAGAGATAATAATGTTTGAGCGCGGGGAAGAGATCTCTTATGCCAACTGCGGGATTCCATATTATCTGGGTGATGTTATAAAGGACCGCGATCAGCTTACCATTGTCTCAAAAGAAAGCTTTAACAATCAATTTAATGTAGATGTCCGGATAAGATCCGAAGTGATTTCAATAGACAGAAAAAACAAAAAAGTCAAAGTAAAAGACTCCTCCAATAATAATATATATGAAGAAAGCTATGATAAACTGGTGCTCTCGCCCGGAGGCACCCCTATAAGGCCCCCTATAACAGGTATTAATGATTCGAGGATCTTTACGATAAGAACACTTGCCGATATGGATCTGGTAAAAAGTTTTATCAAAGAAAAAACTCCTAAGAAAGTGGCGATAGTCGGAGCCGGTTTTATTGGTCTTGAAATGGCTGAGAATATGCATCATCTTGGTCTTATGGTCTCTATTGTAGAACTTGCTGATCAGGTTTTGAATGTCCTGGACGCAGAAATGGCGGCGGTAATACACGACCACCTCAAGGCAAAAAATATTGAGCTTGTATTAAATAATGCCGTTACCGAATTCAAGCAGGCGGGAACCGGACTAAAGCTGCTCCTTAAAGACGGGTACGAGATTGAAGCTGATTTCGTTATTCTTTCCATCGGTGTAAAACCTGAAACCGCTTTGGCAAAAGACGCCGGCATTGAGATTGGCGCACTTGGCGGAATAAAAGTTACCCCGGAATTAAAAACTTCCGATCCCGATATTTATGCACTTGGAGATGTTATCGAAACAAAGGACAGTGTCTGTGATTGCGCGTCCTTAATACCTCTGGCGAATGCTGCGAACAAACAGGGGCGTATCGTCGCGGATAATATCTGCGGGGGAAAGTCAACATATGATGGGACTCCGGGTACCGCGATTGCGAAAATATTTGATATGGCCGCGGCAATAACCGGGAGCAGTGAAAAGATTTTAAAGAAAAGAAAAATGCCTTACGGCAAATGCTATTTAATGCCTTCTTCACATGCGGGGTATTACCCTGATGCCTTCCCCTTGTATATGAAGTTCCTGTATAATCCTGCTGACGGCAGGGTTTTAGGGGCTCAGATCATCGGGCCGGAGGGAGTTGATAAAAGAATTGATGTAATTTCGGTTATGGTCCAGCTGCACCGTACGGTTTACGAACTGGCAAAACTTGAACTGGCTTACGCTCCGCCGTTCTCTTCCGCAAAGGACCCTGTTAATCTTGCCTCGATGATAGCGATAAATCAGATCCAGGGGAAAAGTCCTTACGTCTCCTTTGAAGATGTGGAAAATCTGAAAAAAGAAAATGCTCTGTTTATAGACGTGCGAAGCAAAATGGAATTTGACCTCGGACATATTGAAGGGTCGGTCAATATTCCACTTTCGGAGATTCGAAAAAGACTTAGCGAGATCCCGAAAGACAGAAAGCTCATTATGGTCTGTAATCAGGGGAAGATGGCGTACTTCGCGCAGTCCATACTTAAAAACTCCGGTTATGACAAAGTTTATGATCTAAGCGGCGGGTTTAAGCTCTATAAGATTGCGACGGCACTTCAGCAAAATGTCGGTATATTTCAATGCCACTACATTGATAAGCGGGATGATATCCGGACTGTGATCCCTGGCAAGGGAAAAATTTATAAACTGGATGCCGGGGGGCTTCAATGTCCGGGGCCTGTAATGGTTCTGGCAAAAAAGATAAGTGAGCTTAGTGACGGAGATGTAGTGGAGATTACCGCTACCGATCCCGGTTTTAGAAATGATATTCCTTCCTGGTGCGCAACGACGGGTAATATGCTGGTCTCAGTGGAAGAAAAAGATAAAAAAATAATAGCGAAGATCCAAAAAGGAAAGAGAGCAGAAAAAGCTTTTAACGGAGAAATTCCGCATGACAAAACAATTGTTGTGTTTTCCGGAGAGCTGGACAAAGTACTCGCTTCTTTTGTGATAGCAAATGGCGCCGCATCCATGGGAAGAAAAGTTACAATGTTCTTCACCTTCTGGGGTTTGAACGCCTTAAAGAAAAAATATTCGCCGAAAGTAAAAAAAGGTTTTTTTGATTTCATGTTCGGTATAATGCTTCCCAGAGGAAGCTGGCGTTTAAAATTATCCCAGATGCAGATGCTGGGTATCGGCCCGAAATTAATAAGGTTTATTATGAAAAGGAAAAACATCGATTCACTTGAAGCCATGATGTTTGCCGCGAAATCTGCCGGAGTAAGAATAATTGCCTGTCAGATGTCCATGGATATGATGGGTATTAAAAAAGAAGAGCTTCTTGACGGAATCGAAATCGGAGGCGTAGCCTCTTATCTTAATTCCGCCGAGTCTTCAGACACAAACCTCTTTATTTCTTAA
- a CDS encoding 50S ribosomal protein L27, with translation MASKKSGGTSRNGRDSQGQRMGVKAFGGEVVTGGSVIVRQRGSTFVAGVNAGEGSDHTIFAKISGVVKFTKNRVNIIAAEIQK, from the coding sequence ATGGCAAGTAAAAAATCAGGCGGTACATCAAGGAACGGCAGGGACAGTCAGGGTCAGCGCATGGGAGTTAAAGCTTTTGGCGGAGAAGTTGTGACCGGCGGAAGTGTTATCGTAAGACAGCGCGGTTCAACATTTGTCGCGGGCGTTAATGCCGGCGAGGGCTCAGACCACACTATATTTGCAAAAATATCCGGTGTTGTGAAATTCACAAAGAACAGAGTCAATATAATAGCTGCTGAAATCCAAAAATAA
- a CDS encoding UDP-3-O-[3-hydroxymyristoyl] N-acetylglucosamine deacetylase, with product MSFQTTIKKECIFTGIGLHNGVKTVLRLMPAEAGTGILFSTKNGEVKGLYKNAVEGSYALTLVSGKARVITCEHLLAALYGAGVDNVICELTGSEEVPIMDGSASEFSKAIKKAGLKIFSKARKKIIIKKDLLTAEIKAGRFLKAEKAKKLEIRYYASFDNPAIGSKYREFNLKPGKFIKEISNARTFGWTEQVKIQKKLGLIKGAGALNALMFNDKGVVNKGGLRYKDEIVRHKILDLLGALALLPFSIKGRFIAFKSGHSIDIKMIKKIGGIYDR from the coding sequence ATGTCTTTTCAAACAACAATAAAAAAAGAATGTATTTTTACCGGAATCGGACTTCATAACGGCGTTAAAACTGTTTTAAGGCTAATGCCGGCTGAAGCCGGGACCGGTATTTTATTTTCCACCAAAAACGGAGAAGTAAAAGGCTTATATAAAAATGCGGTGGAGGGCTCTTATGCTCTTACTCTGGTATCCGGTAAAGCCAGAGTGATCACCTGTGAGCATCTTTTAGCGGCTTTATACGGAGCGGGAGTTGATAATGTAATTTGTGAATTAACCGGTTCCGAAGAAGTTCCCATAATGGACGGTAGTGCTTCGGAATTTTCAAAAGCTATTAAAAAAGCCGGATTGAAAATATTTTCAAAAGCCCGGAAAAAAATAATAATTAAAAAAGATCTTTTAACAGCGGAAATAAAAGCCGGAAGATTTTTGAAAGCCGAAAAAGCAAAAAAGCTGGAGATCAGATATTATGCTTCTTTTGATAATCCGGCAATCGGTTCGAAATACAGGGAGTTTAATCTTAAACCGGGGAAATTTATAAAAGAAATATCAAATGCTCGGACTTTTGGCTGGACAGAACAGGTGAAGATACAGAAAAAGCTCGGACTGATAAAAGGTGCCGGTGCGTTAAATGCGCTAATGTTTAACGACAAAGGGGTTGTAAATAAGGGCGGCTTGAGGTATAAAGATGAAATAGTGCGGCACAAAATATTGGATCTTTTAGGAGCTTTAGCTTTATTGCCTTTCAGTATAAAAGGAAGGTTTATTGCTTTTAAAAGCGGACATAGTATTGATATAAAAATGATCAAAAAAATAGGAGGAATTTATGACAGATAA
- a CDS encoding 3-hydroxyacyl-[acyl-carrier-protein] dehydratase FabZ, whose protein sequence is MVDIKGIMALLPHRFPFLLVDRVEIIEEGKKVRGIKNITMNEDCFNGHFPGNPVFPGVLQVEAMAQTGGVMMLRNPALQGKNVLFVSINNVKFRRMVFPGDQLVMEVESTRFGGRIAAMKGKATVDGELVVEADFVCAITDQARPQ, encoded by the coding sequence ATAGTGGATATAAAAGGTATAATGGCTTTGCTTCCACACCGTTTCCCGTTTTTGCTTGTGGACAGAGTGGAGATAATTGAAGAAGGAAAAAAAGTAAGGGGAATAAAAAATATTACCATGAATGAAGATTGTTTTAACGGTCATTTTCCCGGTAATCCGGTATTTCCCGGAGTCCTTCAGGTGGAAGCCATGGCTCAGACCGGCGGTGTAATGATGCTGAGAAATCCGGCGCTTCAGGGAAAAAATGTACTCTTTGTGTCTATTAACAATGTAAAATTCAGACGTATGGTATTTCCGGGCGACCAGCTGGTAATGGAAGTTGAAAGTACAAGATTTGGCGGAAGAATAGCCGCCATGAAAGGTAAAGCAACGGTAGACGGCGAACTGGTAGTGGAAGCCGATTTTGTCTGCGCGATCACAGATCAAGCAAGACCGCAATAA
- a CDS encoding UDP-3-O-(3-hydroxymyristoyl)glucosamine N-acyltransferase has translation MLTLSDIASLTGGKLSGESGIYIYRVAELLEAKDGDISFVAEEKNIKDAELSKAGALILKEGLSLPGKNTVTVPNPHYAVAKIMEKLYIKEAPQKGIHSSAVVSTKSKIGTGAAILPFAVIEDGADIGENSIIYPFVYIGKNVRIGANTVIYANVTIREEVLIGNHVIIHAGAVIGSDGFGYTKKEDRTFYKIPQVGTVVIEDYVEIGACACIDRAMLSETRIKKGTKIDNLVQVGHNAVVGENCILAGQAGLGGSAKLGNGVILAGQAGVADHVEVGENAFVLAQAGVSKSIDANKVYVGSPAEEARQFWKTLVEAKKVGEINSRLKVLEQRFKDIEEYLKGQIKK, from the coding sequence ATGCTGACTTTATCGGATATTGCGAGTTTGACAGGCGGAAAACTTTCCGGAGAATCCGGTATTTATATTTACCGTGTTGCGGAGCTTTTGGAAGCAAAGGACGGGGATATTTCTTTTGTTGCTGAAGAAAAAAACATTAAAGATGCTGAGCTTTCAAAAGCAGGGGCTTTGATCCTAAAAGAAGGGCTTTCTCTTCCCGGCAAAAATACCGTTACCGTCCCCAATCCGCATTATGCTGTCGCAAAAATAATGGAGAAGCTTTATATCAAAGAAGCACCGCAAAAAGGTATCCATTCCTCGGCGGTGGTTTCTACCAAATCAAAAATAGGCACCGGAGCGGCAATACTTCCATTTGCCGTAATAGAAGACGGAGCGGATATTGGAGAGAACTCCATAATATATCCGTTTGTTTATATAGGAAAAAATGTGCGGATAGGGGCCAATACGGTAATTTATGCTAACGTGACAATAAGGGAAGAAGTTCTCATCGGAAATCATGTAATAATTCATGCCGGCGCGGTTATAGGGAGCGACGGTTTTGGCTATACAAAAAAAGAGGACCGTACTTTTTACAAAATACCCCAGGTTGGGACTGTAGTTATAGAAGATTATGTGGAAATCGGGGCCTGCGCGTGTATTGACCGCGCTATGCTTTCAGAGACCAGAATAAAAAAAGGGACCAAGATAGATAATCTTGTGCAGGTCGGGCATAATGCCGTTGTAGGAGAAAATTGTATTCTTGCCGGTCAGGCAGGACTGGGCGGAAGCGCGAAACTCGGGAACGGAGTAATACTTGCCGGTCAGGCAGGGGTTGCTGATCATGTGGAGGTAGGAGAAAATGCGTTTGTTCTCGCACAGGCCGGAGTATCAAAAAGTATAGACGCAAATAAGGTGTACGTAGGTTCTCCTGCTGAAGAAGCCAGACAGTTTTGGAAAACCCTTGTCGAGGCGAAAAAAGTAGGAGAAATTAATTCAAGACTTAAAGTCCTGGAACAGCGGTTTAAGGATATAGAAGAATATCTTAAAGGGCAGATAAAGAAGTAA
- a CDS encoding outer membrane protein assembly factor BamA, translating to MRKLVSVMTIIIITGACVFGEVTAPNNSINKITFVGVKNIKTDLITAVMSLKTKTEYSEAKALLDFKKIFNLGYFSDVEIAKDEGIEGIEIIVTVKEKPVVEEISFIGVKEVGRGDLETEAGFVKGDSYELSLIKKAVEKLLAKYQEKGYNLAAVTYEIKEDEKNNKVKVTFNINEGRHMYVSKIKFLGIKNFTESVLKGKMETSEAAFLVAGTFSEETLSRDFQKIVAYYKSEGFYLANIFSHKVTYDDIKEKIFIDITVDEGDQYKFSEVQFSVTNEKIYEVKDLAAAFNLKKDDIFNYEVYARDLDKIRFMYSEKGYIETEVSGDVFPDKGKKTVFVMIKIKESGVFFIDKIRIENNYKTKDNVILRELTLKEGEAFDSVKIRRSLEKIYNLGFFEEVSPGLLPVAGKPDRRELVLTIKERQTGQLQLGANFSSLDGLTGMLSVSENNFLGNGQRISVSWEFGSSRQSYDLSFFEPWLMGSPVSAGASLYNVLKAYYADYKDQRIGGNIRFGLPLNDNTRLWLTYKYEQVNIYDVAVAASSLIQSVAGTNDISSITAQWVKDTRDSIFFNTKSGYKLSASIEYAGGLILGTTNFTKYVVDASTFFSISGDLVLALRASTGYTTGFGSTPNVPFYEKFFVGGTDTVRGYGERILSPLDNTGTPVGGNFMTLGNAELRFPIYGPIFGTAFFDAGKAWDHVTAFDTANIPTSVGFGLRIMIGGALMIRIDYGYGFSPQATQGGQIHFNMGNIF from the coding sequence ATGAGAAAACTAGTGAGTGTGATGACGATAATTATTATTACAGGTGCTTGTGTTTTTGGAGAGGTCACTGCTCCGAACAACAGCATAAACAAGATAACGTTTGTCGGTGTTAAAAATATAAAAACAGATCTAATAACTGCGGTGATGTCTTTGAAAACTAAAACAGAGTATTCCGAAGCTAAGGCTCTTCTGGATTTTAAAAAAATATTTAATCTGGGCTATTTCTCCGATGTGGAAATAGCAAAAGACGAAGGTATTGAAGGCATAGAAATTATAGTTACCGTAAAAGAAAAGCCGGTGGTGGAAGAAATTAGTTTTATCGGAGTGAAAGAAGTGGGAAGAGGGGATTTGGAAACGGAAGCGGGCTTTGTAAAGGGGGATTCATATGAACTGTCCTTAATTAAAAAAGCCGTGGAAAAACTTCTGGCAAAGTATCAGGAAAAAGGTTACAACCTTGCGGCGGTAACTTATGAGATAAAAGAAGATGAAAAAAATAATAAAGTAAAGGTCACTTTTAATATTAATGAAGGCCGTCACATGTATGTCTCAAAAATAAAATTTTTGGGAATTAAGAATTTCACCGAAAGCGTTTTAAAGGGAAAGATGGAAACTTCCGAAGCCGCTTTTCTTGTTGCCGGTACTTTTAGCGAGGAGACATTGTCCCGGGATTTTCAAAAGATAGTTGCTTATTATAAAAGTGAAGGTTTTTACCTTGCAAATATTTTTTCGCATAAAGTTACCTATGATGACATTAAAGAAAAAATATTTATTGATATAACTGTGGACGAAGGTGATCAGTATAAATTTTCTGAAGTACAATTCAGTGTTACAAATGAAAAGATCTATGAGGTGAAAGATTTAGCCGCTGCTTTTAATTTAAAAAAGGACGACATTTTTAATTATGAAGTATATGCGAGGGATCTTGATAAAATAAGGTTTATGTATTCCGAAAAAGGCTATATAGAAACAGAGGTATCAGGAGATGTTTTTCCCGATAAAGGAAAAAAGACTGTTTTCGTAATGATTAAAATTAAAGAAAGCGGGGTCTTTTTCATTGATAAAATAAGAATAGAAAATAATTATAAAACAAAAGATAATGTAATTCTTCGTGAGTTGACATTAAAAGAGGGTGAGGCTTTTGACAGCGTGAAGATAAGACGGAGCCTTGAAAAAATATATAACCTCGGGTTTTTTGAAGAGGTTAGCCCGGGTCTTCTTCCTGTAGCAGGGAAGCCCGACAGGCGTGAATTGGTTCTTACCATAAAAGAAAGACAGACGGGGCAATTACAGCTGGGAGCTAATTTTTCCTCGCTTGACGGTCTTACGGGAATGCTTTCTGTTTCAGAAAATAACTTTTTAGGAAACGGCCAGAGGATCTCTGTAAGCTGGGAATTCGGATCAAGCCGACAGTCTTATGATCTTTCGTTTTTTGAGCCCTGGCTCATGGGAAGCCCTGTATCTGCGGGCGCCTCTCTTTATAATGTCTTGAAGGCTTACTATGCGGACTATAAAGATCAAAGAATAGGCGGCAATATCAGGTTTGGGCTTCCACTCAACGATAATACAAGGCTTTGGCTTACTTATAAATACGAGCAGGTAAATATCTATGATGTGGCAGTAGCGGCCTCAAGTTTGATTCAAAGTGTTGCCGGCACCAACGACATCAGTTCAATTACTGCTCAATGGGTAAAGGATACGAGAGACAGCATTTTCTTTAACACCAAGAGCGGTTATAAATTAAGCGCTTCCATCGAATACGCCGGCGGTTTAATTCTCGGTACAACTAATTTTACGAAATATGTGGTGGATGCCTCGACATTTTTCAGTATTTCGGGGGACTTAGTACTTGCGCTTCGCGCTTCGACCGGCTATACCACCGGTTTTGGCAGCACCCCCAATGTTCCTTTCTATGAAAAATTCTTTGTAGGCGGCACGGATACAGTCAGAGGTTACGGAGAGAGAATATTATCACCTTTGGATAATACCGGTACTCCTGTCGGTGGAAATTTTATGACGCTGGGGAATGCAGAGCTCCGTTTCCCTATTTATGGTCCGATTTTTGGCACTGCTTTTTTTGATGCCGGTAAAGCGTGGGATCATGTGACTGCATTTGACACTGCTAATATTCCGACCAGCGTAGGGTTCGGTCTCAGGATTATGATTGGCGGGGCGCTTATGATACGCATTGACTACGGGTATGGTTTTAGCCCTCAGGCAACTCAAGGCGGGCAGATACATTTTAATATGGGGAATATATTCTAA
- a CDS encoding aspartate-semialdehyde dehydrogenase, giving the protein MSSNKLRVGIVGATGMVGQRFISLLADHPWFEVVTVAASERSAGKVYADAVAGRWAMKTAIPEKISKLVVKNASSIKEVADSVDFIFCAVDMKKDEIKALEYEYAKAEVPVISNNSAHRWTEDVPMLLPELNDLHIKIIDAQKKRLGTKNGFIAVKPNCSIQSYVPALHPLLDFGIKEVVVCTYQAISGAGKTFETWPEMIDNVIPYIGGEEEKSEKEPLKVWGKIEGGKIVSAVKPVITAQCIRVPVTDGHMAAAFVKFEKKPGKEEILKRWKEFKGKPQKLDLPSAPKQFIKYFEEDNRPQTKLERDIENGMGIAVGRLREDHAYDYKFVSLSHNTIRGAAGGAVLIAELLKAEGYLRSK; this is encoded by the coding sequence ATGAGCAGTAATAAATTACGAGTAGGTATAGTCGGAGCTACCGGCATGGTAGGTCAGCGGTTTATATCGCTGCTAGCTGATCATCCCTGGTTTGAAGTGGTAACAGTTGCAGCCAGTGAAAGAAGCGCGGGGAAGGTCTATGCTGACGCAGTTGCCGGCAGATGGGCGATGAAAACGGCTATTCCTGAAAAAATAAGTAAATTAGTTGTGAAGAACGCTTCCAGTATAAAGGAAGTTGCGGATTCCGTTGATTTTATATTTTGCGCGGTTGATATGAAAAAAGACGAGATAAAAGCGCTGGAATATGAATATGCAAAGGCGGAAGTTCCGGTAATTTCCAATAATTCTGCTCACAGATGGACGGAGGATGTTCCTATGCTTCTTCCTGAGTTAAACGACTTGCATATAAAAATAATTGACGCACAGAAAAAAAGGCTTGGGACGAAAAACGGGTTTATTGCAGTAAAGCCTAATTGCTCAATTCAAAGTTATGTTCCGGCCCTTCACCCTTTGCTTGATTTCGGGATTAAAGAGGTTGTAGTCTGCACTTATCAGGCAATTTCCGGAGCGGGAAAGACATTTGAAACCTGGCCGGAGATGATCGATAATGTTATCCCTTATATCGGAGGGGAAGAGGAAAAAAGCGAAAAAGAACCTCTAAAAGTCTGGGGAAAAATTGAAGGCGGAAAGATAGTTTCTGCCGTAAAGCCGGTTATTACAGCTCAGTGCATAAGGGTCCCCGTAACGGACGGTCATATGGCGGCGGCGTTTGTAAAATTTGAAAAAAAACCTGGAAAAGAAGAGATCCTAAAACGCTGGAAAGAGTTCAAAGGTAAACCGCAAAAACTTGATTTGCCCAGTGCACCCAAGCAGTTCATTAAATATTTTGAAGAAGATAACAGGCCGCAGACAAAACTGGAACGGGATATTGAGAACGGAATGGGTATAGCGGTCGGAAGGCTAAGAGAAGACCATGCTTATGATTACAAATTTGTCTCACTTTCGCATAACACAATAAGAGGCGCCGCAGGCGGAGCAGTTTTAATTGCTGAGCTCCTGAAAGCCGAAGGTTATTTACGGAGTAAATAA
- a CDS encoding 50S ribosomal protein L21 produces MKYVIIESGARQYKVKEGDVFNVEKVETKGKEQTMDKVLMAVDGDKVKIGKPVLNDVKVIAEVIGEVKGEKIRVFRYRKTEQYRKTIGHRQQYTRLKITKIEV; encoded by the coding sequence ATGAAGTATGTAATAATTGAATCAGGAGCAAGGCAGTACAAAGTGAAGGAAGGCGATGTCTTTAATGTAGAAAAAGTCGAAACTAAAGGCAAAGAACAGACAATGGATAAAGTTCTTATGGCCGTGGACGGAGATAAAGTAAAGATAGGAAAGCCGGTTCTTAACGATGTAAAAGTAATTGCCGAAGTAATAGGCGAAGTTAAAGGTGAAAAGATCAGAGTTTTCAGGTACAGAAAGACCGAACAGTACAGGAAGACGATAGGCCACAGGCAGCAGTATACAAGGCTTAAAATTACAAAGATAGAGGTCTAA
- a CDS encoding tRNA pseudouridine(38-40) synthase TruA: MTNIRLTMEYDGTNYKGWQRQEGKPTIQGSLEYALKKVTKKEITTFGASRTDAGVHALCQTVTFDNDTIIPPKNLHIALNDILPRDIFITKLEKVKSGFHARHSAKIKSYRYTVYNGKDRKVFLKNFVWYWRFPLDIKKMKAAAKFLLGRHDYRPFSCDEERENTLRTVDKIKIFKIKDMVFIDVTAKSFLRRQVRMMAGFLVQAGGSRVKPEIAKEIFNKTTGIKPLVAPASGLCLTKIKY, translated from the coding sequence ATGACTAACATCAGACTAACAATGGAATATGACGGGACTAACTATAAGGGCTGGCAAAGGCAGGAGGGGAAGCCTACTATTCAGGGCTCTCTTGAGTATGCTTTAAAAAAAGTCACAAAAAAAGAGATAACTACTTTCGGCGCCAGCAGGACTGATGCCGGTGTGCATGCTTTATGTCAGACTGTTACTTTCGACAATGATACGATTATTCCTCCGAAAAACCTGCACATTGCTTTGAATGATATACTTCCCCGGGATATTTTCATAACCAAACTTGAAAAGGTTAAATCAGGGTTTCACGCCAGGCATTCGGCAAAGATCAAGAGTTACAGATATACTGTTTACAACGGGAAAGACAGAAAAGTTTTTCTTAAAAACTTTGTTTGGTATTGGAGATTTCCTCTGGATATTAAAAAGATGAAAGCGGCTGCGAAGTTTTTGCTCGGTCGGCACGATTATCGGCCGTTCTCCTGCGACGAGGAGAGGGAAAATACTCTCCGTACTGTTGACAAAATAAAAATATTCAAAATAAAAGATATGGTATTTATAGATGTTACAGCTAAATCATTTTTAAGAAGACAGGTCCGCATGATGGCGGGTTTTCTCGTACAGGCAGGCGGCAGCAGGGTAAAACCTGAAATAGCAAAAGAAATTTTTAATAAAACCACCGGTATAAAGCCCCTTGTGGCTCCAGCCTCCGGGCTTTGTTTAACAAAAATAAAATATTGA